A stretch of Dermochelys coriacea isolate rDerCor1 chromosome 6, rDerCor1.pri.v4, whole genome shotgun sequence DNA encodes these proteins:
- the C6H14orf28 gene encoding uncharacterized protein C14orf28 homolog has product MKTLFEEIKASIKNNYDPDRSFWRPVLPWGGVFTIKAGRKAVSCTPLYVEINLKNTCTIDGFLMLLYVILHENEHFPKELSLHLGREFVDYFLYLMDSYNFTTVKLLWIWDKMEKRQYKSEVHKASLEIDLFGNEHDNFTKNLESLMSTIQESYCSNSRCPTRMQEDPQRTFNINPPQEIPHGDLIQRAVDELFCSKIELCEQYGCNGLREFTQRVFCHGAPPFVVLNMQQWKPEELAYVPYHLDLSDHKYLLEGATLFNKEEHHYSAAFQIDGYWMHYDGLRNVNLILLNKPPEFLLLSSLVYIRAAENK; this is encoded by the exons ATGAAGACACTGTTTGAGGAGATCAAAgcatcaattaaaaataattatgatcCAGACCGCTCATTTTGGAGGCCTGTGCTCCCTTGGGGAGGGGTTTTTACTATCAAAGCAGGCCGTAAAGCTGTATCTTGCACACCACTTTATGTTgaaataaatctgaaaaataCTTGCACTATAGATGGATTCTTGATGTTGTTGTATGTCATTCTGCATGAAAATGAACACTTCCCCAAGGAGCTCTCCCTTCATTTAGGTAGAGAGTTTGTCGACTACTTTCTTTACTTAATGGACTCCTATAATTTTACAACGGTAAAGCTGCTTTGGATTTGGGACAAGATGGAGAAGCGACAGTACAAATCTGAAGTTCACAAAGCTTCACTGGAAATCGATTTATTTGGAAATGAGCATGATAACTTTACAAAGAATCTAGAAAGTCTCATGTCTACCATTCAAGAGAGCTACTGTTCGAATTCGAGGTGTCCAACTCGTATGCAGGAAGATCCACAGAGAACATTTAACATAAA TCCTCCCCAAGAAATTCCTCATGGAGACTTGATTCAGCGGGCAGTAGATGAATTATTCTGTTCCAAGATAGAGCTGTGTGAACAGTATGG ATGTAATGGGTTAAGAGAGTTCACCCAGAGAGTTTTCTGCCATGGGGCACcgccttttgttgttttaaatatgcaGCAATGGAAGCCAGAAGAACTGGCATACGTACCATATCATTTGGATTTATCTGATCACAA GTACTTATTGGAAGGTGCCACATTGTTCAATAAAGAGGAGCATCATTATTCTGCAGCTTTCCAGATTGATGGGTATTGGATGCACTATGATGGCCTCAGAaatgtcaacttaattttgttaaataaacccCCAGAATTTCTTCTTTTGTCATCTCTAGTTTATATTAGAGCAGCAGAGAATAAATAG